Proteins encoded by one window of Bradyrhizobium sp. B097:
- a CDS encoding DNA-3-methyladenine glycosylase, with protein MAQKPRSTRATAPRLGKALKRAFFDRSVHEVAPDLIGATFLVGGVGGIITEIEAYHHTEPAAHSFNGPTPRNQIMFGPPGFSYVYRSYGIHWCVNFVCEAPGSASAVLIRALEPTHGLAAMRRRRGLEDERALCSGPGKLCEALGITIAHSELPLDRPPIALHARLEVPDIVTGLRIGITKAVDLPWRYGLKGSKFLSKRF; from the coding sequence ATGGCTCAAAAACCCCGATCGACCCGTGCGACCGCGCCGCGCCTCGGCAAAGCTCTGAAACGCGCCTTCTTCGATCGCAGCGTTCATGAGGTCGCGCCCGACCTGATCGGCGCGACCTTCCTGGTCGGCGGTGTCGGCGGCATCATCACCGAGATCGAGGCCTACCATCACACCGAGCCGGCGGCCCACTCCTTCAACGGACCGACCCCGCGTAACCAGATCATGTTCGGCCCGCCGGGCTTCTCCTATGTCTACCGCTCCTACGGCATCCATTGGTGCGTCAACTTCGTCTGCGAGGCGCCGGGCTCGGCCAGCGCCGTGCTGATCCGCGCGCTCGAGCCGACCCACGGCTTGGCGGCCATGCGCCGGCGGCGCGGGCTGGAGGATGAGCGCGCCTTGTGCTCGGGGCCCGGCAAGCTCTGCGAGGCGCTCGGCATCACCATCGCACATAGCGAATTGCCACTCGACCGTCCGCCGATCGCGCTCCACGCGCGGCTAGAGGTGCCCGACATCGTCACCGGATTGCGGATCGGCATCACCAAAGCCGTCGACCTGCCCTGGCGCTACGGGCTGAAGGGATCGAAATTCCTCAGCAAGCGGTTCTGA
- the lipA gene encoding lipoyl synthase produces the protein MVTIVDTISTTQLRPRHPEKVNRPDAVSPPKPDWIRVRAPNTRGYAETRRIVKENGLVTVCEEAGCPNIGECWDKKHATFMIMGDTCTRACAFCNVKTGMPGALDAHEPEYVAEAVSKLGLTHVVITSVDRDDLADGGAEHFAQTIRAIRARCPTTTIEILTPDFLRKDGALERVVAAKPDVFNHNLETVPSRYLTVRPGARYFHSIRLLQRVKEMDPTIFTKSGIMVGLGEERHEVQQVMDDLRSAEVDFLTIGQYLQPSRKHHAVMRYVTPDEFAGYERVAYTKGFLMVSASPLTRSSHHAGEDFAKLQAARTARGR, from the coding sequence ATGGTCACCATCGTCGACACCATCTCCACCACTCAGCTCCGCCCGCGCCACCCCGAAAAGGTGAACCGGCCGGATGCCGTGTCGCCGCCGAAGCCGGACTGGATCCGGGTCCGCGCGCCGAACACGCGCGGCTATGCCGAAACGCGCCGGATCGTGAAGGAGAACGGCCTCGTCACGGTGTGCGAGGAGGCGGGCTGCCCCAACATCGGCGAATGCTGGGACAAGAAGCACGCCACCTTCATGATCATGGGCGACACCTGCACCCGCGCCTGTGCGTTCTGCAACGTCAAGACCGGCATGCCCGGCGCGCTCGATGCCCATGAGCCCGAATACGTCGCCGAGGCGGTCTCGAAGCTGGGTCTGACCCATGTCGTGATCACATCGGTGGATCGCGACGATCTCGCCGACGGCGGCGCCGAGCATTTTGCGCAGACCATCCGCGCGATCCGCGCGCGCTGCCCGACCACCACGATCGAGATCCTGACACCGGACTTCCTGCGCAAGGACGGGGCGCTCGAACGCGTGGTGGCGGCGAAGCCCGACGTCTTCAACCACAATCTGGAAACCGTGCCGTCGCGCTATCTGACGGTCCGTCCCGGCGCGCGCTATTTCCATTCGATCCGGCTGCTGCAGCGGGTCAAGGAGATGGACCCGACCATCTTCACCAAGTCGGGCATCATGGTCGGCCTCGGCGAGGAGCGGCACGAGGTGCAGCAGGTGATGGACGATCTGCGCTCGGCCGAAGTCGACTTCCTGACCATCGGCCAGTATTTGCAGCCGTCGCGCAAGCATCACGCCGTGATGCGCTACGTGACGCCGGACGAATTCGCGGGCTACGAGCGTGTCGCCTATACCAAGGGTTTTCTGATGGTGTCGGCGAGTCCGCTGACGCGCTCGTCGCATCATGCCGGCGAGGATTTTGCGAAGCTGCAGGCGGCGCGCACGGCTCGCGGCCGCTAG